The Mercurialis annua linkage group LG7, ddMerAnnu1.2, whole genome shotgun sequence genome includes the window CCTATAATCTTCATATTCCTCCATGAACTCATCATTGAACTTCTTGAAACTGTCCATGATTGCTGGCATGTCCTCCTCAGCTGGTAAAATGGTTGTTCTCAAGTGAAACACCCTGAAAGAGAAAAAGCGACTTTAAATGTATAGAACTTTAATCAGCTGAACTTTCTGAAAACATGTTTGGTTATTCTAGATGGGGTAAGCTATAAATAGAATGTGATAGTGAATGGCTTCTGCCACTTTAGGATAGTTTAAGACTTTCCTTTAGTTGACATGAGCTTAGAGTCCCAAAAAGGTCATGAATGGAGGTTGTAAGAAATGATGAAAGGCCTATGTAAACGAAACACTCAAAATTGAAACGTTGAgatgaaaaataagaaaacggtATTTTCTATAAGCATTTCCGGAGATGGAAACGAAAGCCAAAACACAGGAATCCAAAAGCTTACGTGCAACACAGGCGAAGGTTATAACTACGAAAGTAACCCAATGCAACAAACTATGGCAGAAATGGGGACATTCATCGGGATGTATACGATACCTATATAGCCAGAACAGaacaatgaaaaacaaaataaactaataagaAACATACCCGTCTTTCTGTCCAAATCCTGAACCAGGAACAGTGGAAATTCCAGTAGCTTCCAAAAGCTTAAGACAGTAGAAAACATCAGGAACTTTTCCAGCCCTTTTGGCCGCCTCTATTGCTTTAGGTGGCAATCGTATTTGAGGGAATGAATACATGGCACCTACAATCAAATTCCACAATGTTCATACTCTAACAAGGAAATTCCAAAGATTTATATTTACGAACATCATTTCATTTTACCTTCTGTGAAGTTGCAAACAACATTTCTGCAGCTGTTGAATCCATCAGTCATGATCCTTGCTCTTCGCCTTAGTGATTCAAGGATTCCTTTGCTGCATGTTTTAACATCGAAGGAAAAGTGAGAACTTAGGATTTTGCTGTATTCAGAATTCATTTCCTTGAGGCACTAAATTCAGCAGGCATACCTTTCCCTAATAAACTGCTCATATGAAATTTCTCCGGGTTTGAGTGGATTGACCATTATGCCCATCTGCAGACAGAAGGGTTAGTTTTTTTATGcaaatatttagaatacataACTAAATTACCTAGTTCTATGAAGGCATTGCAACATAGCAAATTGAGTACCAACTTACAAATATCTGTGCAGGCACATTTGGACTAAGGGATACAGATGCAACCTTGTAAATCTCATCAACAGTCTGCAAGATGGAATCAAAATGAAGAAGAATGAATATAATTGCGATAAAAATAGACTCGGATAATTCTTTGAAATTCAATTGTGTTACAAAAATGATTCACATGATTAGAATGACCAAAATTTATGCaagatttttttatcttttttcctTTACTTTTCGTAGCTTATATATTGTTACATGCTAGTGCTTCAGAACTAATAAATTGCTTTGGTTATGACTGCCAATCTAATGTTTTGAAAAAAGCCAGGTTATACTCAATAAAGCCACAAAATAGTACAGAAACCTAACCTTTGGAGGAATATTTGTCATCTCAAAATATCCACCCCGTTGACCGCATTCGCCCCAGAAGCCTTTCGAGACAGTATGGAAGGAAACAAGCTGAAGCTCCTTGCTTATGGGTGGCCCCATGTCCAGCAAAACCTTCATACATTAATAATGAAATTAGagtttttgtattatttgagACCCTTGGAACCAAATAGCATACAgtagtaaaaaaaacaaatacctTTCTAGAACTAATGAAGGGGCGCTCATCCTGATATACGTTTTGCTGATAAACTTCATCTCCAAGAAGCACCAAGCCTTCTTTATGACAGAAGATCAATAACTCTCTTAAATTAGCTTCACTAAGACATTGACCAGTGGGATTTCCTGGATTAATAATCACCATTGCTCTTA containing:
- the LOC126655450 gene encoding glutamate--glyoxylate aminotransferase 2, which translates into the protein MAPRGLDYESLNENVKKVQYAVRGELYLRASELQKEGKKIIFTNVGNPHALGQKPLTFPRQVVALCQAPFLLDDPNVGLLFPADAIARAKHYLSLTSGGLGAYSDSRGLPGIRKEVAEFIERRDGYPSDPELIFLTDGASKGVMQILNTIIRGEGDGILVPVPQYPLYSAAISLFGGSLVPYYLEETANWGLDVNDLRNAVSQARAKGITVRAMVIINPGNPTGQCLSEANLRELLIFCHKEGLVLLGDEVYQQNVYQDERPFISSRKVLLDMGPPISKELQLVSFHTVSKGFWGECGQRGGYFEMTNIPPKTVDEIYKVASVSLSPNVPAQIFMGIMVNPLKPGEISYEQFIRESKGILESLRRRARIMTDGFNSCRNVVCNFTEGAMYSFPQIRLPPKAIEAAKRAGKVPDVFYCLKLLEATGISTVPGSGFGQKDGVFHLRTTILPAEEDMPAIMDSFKKFNDEFMEEYEDYRGYSRM